In the genome of Pseudomonas sp. LBUM920, one region contains:
- a CDS encoding Zn-dependent hydrolase, whose translation MNAAIDVLQSTHQHINRDRLWQSLMDLAKFGATPKGGVCRLALTDLDRKARDLFVQWCEEAGCTVTIDGIGNIFARRPGRNPNLPPVMTGSHIDTQPTGGKFDGCFGVLAGVEVLRTLNDLKIETEAPLEVVVWTNEEGSRFPPCMMGSGVFAEKFTLAETLAKLDVEGVSVGDALNAIGYAGTRPVSGHKVGAYFEAHIEQGPILEDEKKTIGVVLGALGQKWFDLKLRGVEAHAGPTPMHLRKDALVGAAAVVAAVNAAALGHQPHACGTVGCLQAYPGSRNVIPGEVRMTLDFRHLEPARLDSMIAQVRKVIDETCAKHGLTFELEPTADFPPLYFDKGCVDAVRDAANGLGLSNMDIVSGAGHDAIFVAELGPAGMIFVPCEGGISHNEIENAAPDDLAAGCAVLLRAMVAASAAIASGKLAA comes from the coding sequence ATGAACGCTGCCATCGACGTGCTGCAATCCACCCATCAGCACATCAACCGCGACCGCTTGTGGCAGTCGCTGATGGACCTGGCCAAATTCGGCGCCACACCCAAAGGCGGTGTGTGCCGACTGGCCCTCACCGACCTTGATCGCAAAGCCCGTGACCTGTTTGTGCAGTGGTGCGAGGAAGCCGGTTGCACCGTGACCATCGACGGCATCGGCAACATCTTCGCCCGTCGCCCGGGTCGCAATCCCAACTTGCCGCCAGTGATGACGGGCAGCCATATCGACACCCAGCCCACGGGCGGCAAGTTTGACGGTTGCTTCGGCGTGTTGGCGGGCGTGGAAGTGCTGCGCACGCTCAATGACCTCAAGATCGAAACCGAAGCACCGCTGGAAGTGGTGGTGTGGACCAACGAGGAAGGCTCACGCTTTCCGCCGTGCATGATGGGCTCTGGCGTGTTTGCCGAGAAATTTACCCTGGCCGAGACCTTGGCCAAGCTGGATGTGGAGGGCGTGAGCGTGGGGGATGCGCTCAATGCCATTGGCTATGCGGGCACGCGGCCGGTCAGCGGGCATAAAGTCGGGGCTTACTTCGAGGCGCATATCGAACAAGGGCCGATTCTTGAGGATGAAAAGAAAACCATCGGCGTGGTGTTGGGGGCATTGGGACAGAAGTGGTTCGACCTGAAACTGCGCGGTGTTGAGGCGCATGCCGGGCCTACGCCGATGCACTTGCGCAAGGATGCGTTAGTGGGCGCGGCGGCCGTGGTGGCGGCGGTGAATGCGGCGGCGCTGGGGCATCAGCCGCATGCGTGTGGCACTGTCGGTTGCCTGCAGGCGTATCCCGGCTCGCGCAACGTGATTCCGGGTGAGGTGCGCATGACCCTGGACTTCCGTCACCTGGAACCGGCACGCCTGGATTCGATGATTGCCCAAGTGCGCAAGGTGATTGACGAAACCTGTGCCAAGCATGGGCTGACGTTTGAGCTGGAACCCACCGCCGATTTCCCGCCGCTGTATTTCGATAAAGGCTGCGTGGACGCTGTGCGGGATGCGGCGAATGGGCTGGGGCTGTCGAACATGGACATTGTCAGCGGGGCAGGGCACGACGCGATCTTCGTCGCCGAACTCGGCCCGGCCGGGATGATCTTTGTGCCGTGCGAAGGCGGCATCAGCCACAACGAAATCGAGAACGCCGCACCGGATGACCTGGCGGCGGGGTGTGCGGTGTTGTTGAGGGCGATGGTGGCGGCTTCGGCGGCGATCGCCAGCGGCAAGCTGGCTGCCTGA
- a CDS encoding transposase, producing the protein MPDLPASHRLRIGRFSELNRIYLITTNTHERLPIFSNFHLGRLVVWQFRLAQYQGLANSLAWVIMPDHFHWIIELQKSSLADLMRHVKSKSTRSVNGASGRKGRLWQESFHDRALRKEDDVVKMARYVVANPLRAGLVERIGDYPLWDAIWI; encoded by the coding sequence ATGCCTGACTTACCCGCTTCACACCGCCTGCGCATTGGACGCTTCAGCGAACTCAACCGCATCTACCTCATCACCACCAACACTCACGAACGCCTTCCCATCTTTAGCAATTTCCATCTGGGTCGCCTGGTGGTCTGGCAATTTCGGCTGGCCCAATACCAAGGACTCGCCAACTCCCTGGCGTGGGTGATCATGCCGGACCATTTCCACTGGATTATCGAACTGCAAAAAAGCTCGCTGGCGGATTTGATGCGGCATGTGAAATCCAAGAGCACGCGGTCCGTCAATGGCGCAAGTGGGCGCAAGGGAAGGCTCTGGCAGGAAAGTTTCCATGACCGAGCGCTACGCAAGGAAGATGACGTAGTGAAGATGGCCAGGTATGTGGTGGCCAATCCACTGCGGGCCGGGTTGGTGGAACGGATTGGCGACTACCCTTTATGGGACGCGATTTGGATCTAG
- a CDS encoding efflux transporter outer membrane subunit, which translates to MRPRLKPLAALMLLLLQGCSMAPTYKVPSVDLPAGYREQTSDGPWHSAQPSDQLAPEWWKLYNDPRLTDLQQQLLKANPDLAAALAHFDASQAYASQLHAGLFPQITASAQPLRQRQSDSRPLRGDTQPSVYNSNTAGFSLSYDLDLWGKIRNQVAAGDAQAQASGDDLAVARLSLQHQLATLYVQLNGLDAQSRILNSSLDDFNQALQLTRSRYEGQIASELDLTRAQNQLAEAKAQLDEVRGQRNLTEHAIGELVGVAASNFSLPPSQQLIALPGIPSQLPSHLLQRRPDIAAAERRVFAANANIGVAKAAWYPDFSLTGLIGGQTQGVGNLLSAGNRYWALGPLVNLPIFDGGRLSANERQAKAEFEEASAQYRSHVLKAVREVEDNLAQLRDLQQEAQDEQAAADAAQHTQSLAMNSYQAGAVSYLDVVTAQTAALQAQRTLQAVQTRQLQASVGLVTALGGGWQPGA; encoded by the coding sequence ATGCGCCCAAGGCTTAAACCCCTGGCGGCGTTGATGCTGCTGCTGTTGCAGGGCTGCTCGATGGCGCCCACCTACAAGGTGCCGTCGGTGGACCTGCCGGCCGGCTATCGCGAACAGACCAGCGATGGCCCGTGGCACAGCGCGCAACCGTCCGACCAACTGGCGCCCGAGTGGTGGAAGCTCTACAACGATCCGCGCCTGACTGACCTGCAACAGCAACTGCTCAAGGCCAACCCGGACCTGGCGGCGGCATTGGCGCATTTCGATGCGTCCCAGGCGTATGCCAGCCAGTTGCACGCCGGGTTGTTCCCGCAAATTACCGCCAGTGCGCAGCCGCTGCGTCAGCGGCAATCGGATTCGCGGCCGCTGCGCGGGGACACACAGCCGTCGGTGTACAACAGCAATACGGCGGGCTTCTCGCTGAGCTACGACTTGGACCTGTGGGGTAAAATCCGCAACCAGGTCGCGGCCGGCGATGCCCAGGCGCAAGCATCCGGCGATGACTTGGCGGTGGCACGCCTGAGCCTGCAACATCAATTGGCGACGCTGTATGTGCAGCTCAACGGGCTGGATGCGCAGAGCCGGATTCTGAACAGCTCACTGGATGATTTCAACCAGGCATTGCAACTCACGCGCAGCCGTTACGAGGGCCAGATTGCTTCAGAGCTGGACCTCACCCGTGCGCAAAACCAACTGGCCGAAGCCAAGGCGCAACTCGACGAAGTGCGCGGGCAACGCAACCTCACCGAGCATGCGATTGGCGAATTGGTGGGTGTGGCAGCCAGTAACTTCAGCTTGCCGCCCAGCCAGCAATTGATTGCGCTGCCAGGGATTCCGTCGCAGTTGCCCAGCCACCTGTTGCAACGGCGCCCAGACATTGCGGCGGCGGAACGCCGAGTGTTTGCTGCCAATGCCAATATCGGCGTGGCGAAGGCCGCATGGTACCCAGACTTCAGCTTGACCGGGTTGATTGGCGGGCAAACTCAGGGAGTTGGCAACCTGCTGTCCGCCGGTAACCGCTACTGGGCGCTGGGGCCTTTGGTGAACTTGCCGATCTTTGATGGCGGGCGCTTAAGTGCCAATGAACGTCAGGCCAAAGCCGAGTTTGAAGAGGCTTCGGCGCAGTACCGCAGCCACGTGCTCAAAGCCGTGCGCGAGGTGGAAGACAACCTGGCGCAGCTAAGGGATTTGCAGCAGGAAGCGCAGGATGAGCAAGCGGCGGCAGATGCGGCGCAGCACACGCAATCTCTGGCGATGAACAGCTATCAGGCCGGAGCCGTGAGTTACCTGGATGTGGTGACGGCGCAGACAGCGGCGTTGCAGGCGCAAAGGACCTTGCAAGCGGTACAGACGCGGCAGTTGCAGGCGAGTGTGGGGTTGGTCACAGCGCTGGGTGGTGGGTGGCAACCGGGCGCCTGA
- a CDS encoding efflux RND transporter periplasmic adaptor subunit, translating into MSSDHKPSRKRLMLMGVGGLTLAALLVANGLHARTMHEQSVSAWTETAAIPQVMVFQPKQNVAGDTLRLPAHLEAWSKAPIHARVSGYLKDWKADIGTQVKAGQVLAEIDSPDLDQQMAQTHARLVQEQANARLAETTATRWQNLLASHSVSRQEADEKTSNAAAAKANAEAAAADYARLSALESYKTIRAPFAGTITARNTDIGQLIKADTDSDLELFNIADTHQLRLYVPVPQNYAAVIHPGLEAELTVPEHPGEHFKARLIGDSTAIDRRSGTLLAQFVADNPNGELLPGDYAEATLPIPADTHGVSIPASALIFRAQGTQVAVLDAQNHVHLQDIHIGLDLGERLVIDQGLKPADRVVDNPPDALREGDPVQLADAGGAHAPKA; encoded by the coding sequence ATGTCGTCTGATCACAAACCCTCGCGCAAGCGTCTGATGCTCATGGGTGTCGGCGGCCTGACACTGGCCGCCCTGTTGGTCGCCAACGGCCTGCACGCCCGCACGATGCACGAACAATCGGTGAGTGCCTGGACCGAAACCGCCGCGATCCCGCAAGTGATGGTGTTCCAACCCAAACAGAACGTGGCCGGCGATACCTTGCGCCTGCCCGCGCACCTTGAGGCGTGGAGCAAGGCGCCGATCCACGCGCGGGTCAGCGGTTACTTGAAGGACTGGAAAGCCGACATCGGCACCCAGGTCAAAGCCGGGCAAGTGCTCGCCGAAATCGACAGCCCCGACCTCGACCAGCAAATGGCGCAGACCCACGCGCGCCTGGTGCAGGAGCAGGCCAACGCACGCCTGGCCGAAACCACCGCCACGCGCTGGCAGAACCTGTTGGCCAGCCATTCGGTGTCGCGTCAGGAGGCCGATGAAAAAACCTCCAACGCTGCCGCCGCCAAAGCCAACGCCGAGGCGGCCGCCGCCGACTACGCACGGCTGTCGGCACTGGAAAGCTACAAGACCATCCGCGCGCCGTTCGCCGGCACCATCACCGCGCGCAACACCGACATCGGCCAGTTGATCAAGGCCGACACCGACAGCGACCTGGAGCTGTTCAACATTGCCGATACCCATCAACTCAGACTCTACGTGCCGGTGCCGCAGAACTATGCAGCCGTGATTCATCCAGGGTTAGAAGCCGAGCTGACGGTGCCCGAGCACCCCGGCGAACACTTCAAGGCGCGCCTGATCGGCGACTCCACCGCCATCGACCGCCGCTCCGGCACCCTGCTTGCGCAGTTCGTCGCCGACAACCCCAACGGCGAATTGCTGCCCGGTGATTACGCCGAAGCCACCCTGCCGATTCCGGCGGACACCCACGGCGTGAGCATCCCGGCCAGCGCACTGATCTTCCGCGCCCAAGGTACCCAGGTTGCGGTGCTGGACGCGCAAAATCACGTGCACTTGCAAGACATCCACATCGGCCTCGACCTCGGCGAACGCCTGGTGATCGACCAAGGCCTGAAACCCGCCGACCGCGTGGTCGACAACCCGCCCGATGCCCTGCGCGAAGGCGACCCCGTGCAACTGGCCGACGCCGGAGGTGCGCATGCGCCCAAGGCTTAA